From Anopheles coluzzii chromosome 3, AcolN3, whole genome shotgun sequence, the proteins below share one genomic window:
- the LOC120956035 gene encoding protein phosphatase 1B, which yields MGAFLEKPMTSKHNEHGEGNGLRYGVGSMQGWRCEMEDAYHAKTGLGDSLDDWNYFAVFDGHAGDNVAKHCAANLLQRIITTTEFGNNDITKGIHTGFLQLDESMRAIPELASGLDKSGTTAVCAFISGQHLYIANCGDSRAVLCQNAQPIFTTQDHKPILPGEKERIQNAGGSVMVQRVNGSLAVSRALGDYDYKKVANLGQCEQLVSPEPEIFCRDREPADEFLVLACDGVWDVMSNEELCQFVHNRLEVSDNLVDVANQVIDTCLHKGSRDNMSIIIIAFPGAPPVSEEAQKREEALEQHLRARIEQILGEMSSIEYGALLKELAREDIPDLPPGGGLHAKCSYVSKVFKELHPKLAETCEMGNY from the coding sequence ATGGGTGCCTTTCTGGAGAAGCCAATGACCTCCAAGCACAACGAGCACGGCGAGGGCAATGGGCTGCGGTACGGCGTCGGCTCGATGCAGGGCTGGCGGTGCGAGATGGAGGACGCCTACCACGCCAAAACCGGGCTGGGCGACAGCCTGGACGACTGGAACTACTTCGCCGTGTTCGATGGGCACGCGGGCGACAACGTGGCCAAGCACTGTGCGGCCAACCTGCTGCAGCGCATCATCACGACGACCGAGTTCGGCAACAATGACATCACCAAGGGCATACACACCGGCTTCCTGCAGCTGGACGAGTCGATGCGCGCCATCCCCGAGCTGGCGTCCGGGCTGGACAAGTCCGGCACGACCGCCGTCTGCGCGTTCATCTCCGGCCAGCACCTGTACATAGCGAACTGTGGCGATTCGCGCGCCGTCCTCTGCCAGAACGCGCAGCCCATCTTCACCACCCAGGACCACAAGCCGATCCTGCCGGGCGAGAAGGAGCGCATCCAGAACGCGGGCGGCTCCGTCATGGTGCAGCGCGTGAACGGCAGCCTCGCGGTGAGCCGGGCGCTCGGCGACTATGACTACAAGAAGGTGGCGAACCTGGGCCAGTGCGAGCAGCTCGTGTCGCCCGAGCCGGAGATATTCTGCCGCGACCGGGAACCGGCCGACGAGTTTCTGGTGCTCGCCTGCGACGGCGTCTGGGACGTGATGAGCAACGAGGAGCTGTGCCAGTTCGTGCACAACCGGCTGGAGGTGTCCGACAACCTGGTGGACGTGGCGAACCAGGTGATCGACACCTGCCTGCACAAGGGCAGCCGGGACAACatgagcatcatcatcatcgcattTCCGGGCGCGCCGCCCGTCTCGGAGGAGGCGCAGAAGCGCGAGGAAGCGCTGGAGCAGCACCTGCGGGCCCGCATCGAGCAGATACTGGGCGAGATGAGCTCGATCGAGTACGGCGCACTGCTGAAGGAGCTGGCCCGGGAGGACATTCCCGACCTACCGCCCGGCGGTGGCCTACACGCCAAGTGTTCGTACGTGTCGAAGGTGTTTAAGGAGCTGCATCCAAAGCTGGCCGAAACGTGCGAAATGGGAAACTACTAA